The genomic stretch AGCTGCTCACGGGTGACTTCGGCACGACACTGCCTCCGGCAAAGCCGATCACCGAGGTCATCGCCAGCGCCTTCCCCGTAACGTTGCAGTTGACCTTCCTCGGCGTCTTGATTGCAGTCGTCATCTCCCTGATCTTCGGCGTTCTTGCAGCCCTGTACCGCGACACCTGGGTTGACCAGGTCATCCGCATCTTCTCCGTTGCAGCCATCGCCACCCCGTCCTTCTGGCTGGGCATCCTGCTGATCCAGTGGTTTGCACTCGGGGACAACTCCTGGTTCCCCTCCGGCGGCCTGGCCGATCCCGATGAAGGGTTCGTGGGCTGGCTGCAGTCGATGACGCTGCCGGCCATCGCCCTGGCCATCCCGGTCTCCGCATCGCTGATCCGCGTTGTCCGCACCTCAATGGTTGAGGAGCTGGACCGCGACTACGTGCGCACCGCGATCGGCAACGGCGTCCCGTACACCACAGTCGTTTCCAAAAACGTCCTCCGCAACGCCCTTGTCACCCCGGTGACCGTGCTGGGCCTGCGCATCGGCTACCTGCTGGGCGGCGCCGTCGTCATTGAAATGATCTTCTCCCTGCCCGGCATGGGCCAGCAGATCCTCAACGGCATCACCAACGTCGACACGAACCTGGTCCAGGGCGTTGTCCTCGTCATCGCCGTGACCTTCGTCATCGTGAACATCCTGGTGGACCTGCTCTACCTGCTCATCAACCCCCGAATCAGGACGGTCTAAGTCATGCGTAGCAAACTTGCCGAACGGCTCAGCGCGCCTGGCCTGCGCTTCAAGGCCCTGACACTGGGTTCCAAGCTGTCCCTGCTGTTCCTGGTCTTCATCACCCTCGTGGCGATCTTCGCCCCGCTCATCGCCCCGCACGACCCGCTGCAGACCGGCACCCCGGCCCAGCCGCCGAGCAGCGAGAACTGGTTCGGCACCGACCGCATCGGCCGCGACATCCTCTCCCGCCTCATGTACGGTGCCCAGGCATCGCTCATGATCGGCATCGGCGCCGTCGCCCTGGCCATCGTGCTCGGTGCAACCCTTGGCGCACTGGCCGCGACGTCCTCGAAGGGCGTCAACGAAGTCATCATGCGCATCATGGACATCCTGATGGCGTTCCCGGGCATCGCCCTGGCCGCCGTGCTGCTGACCTCGTTCGGCAACTCGGTGCCCACCATCATCATCTCCATCGCCATCATCTACACCCCGCAGCTGGCCCGCGTGGTCCGCGCCAACGTGCTCTCCCAGTACGGCGAGGACTATGTCCGTGCCGAGCGTGTGATCGGTGCAGGCCGCGCCTACATCATGGTCAAGCACATCGTGCGCAACACCGCCGCCCCCGTGCTGGTGTTCGCCACGGTCATGGTGGCTGACGCCATCATCCTGGAAGCCTCCCTGTCCTTCCTGGGCGCAGGCATCCAGGACCCCGACCCCAGCTGGGGCAACGTCATCTCCTACGGCCGAAACCTGGTCCTCTCGGGCGGCTGGTGGGCCACCACGTTCGCCGGCCTGGTCATCCTGATGACCGTGCTCTCGCTGAACATCCTGGCCGAAGGCCTCACCGACGCCATGGTGAACCCGCGCATCAAGCGCGCTGCGCCGGTGAAGGACGACGACGGTTCGGCAGCTGCCGCTCTCGAGCTCGCCAAGGCTGACGCGGCGGCACGCGCGGCGATTGAAGATCCCTTTGCGGCCCTGAACGAAGAGCTGCTGCAGCTTCGGGCCGTGGAACTCTCCCGAGGAGACCGCCTCCCGCAGGTTCCGGAGACGGCCCGCGTGATCCTCGAGGTCAAGAACCTCTCGATCCGCTTCCCCGGCCGCTACGGCGACACCGCCATTGTGGACAACGTCTCCTTCAGCGTCCGCGAAGGCGAAACCATGGGCCTGGTGGGCGAGTCCGGCTGCGGCAAGTCCATCACCTCCCTCGCCGTCATGGGCCTGCTGCCCAAGACCGCCGAGATCACCGGCTCCATCACGTTCGACGGCAAGGAACTGCTGGACCCCGCCACCAAGCACGCCTCCACGAAGGCCTATGAGGGCCTGCGCGGCGAGCAGATCGCCATGGTCTACCAGGATGCGCTGAGCTCGCTCAACCCGTCCATGCTGATCAAGGACCAGATGCTGCAGCTGACCCGCCGCAACGGCCGCAAGACCCCGGCCGAGCTGCTGGAACTGGTGAAGCTGGATCCGGAGCGCACGCTCAAGAGCTACCCGCACGAGCTTTCCGGCGGCCAGCGCCAGCGCGTGCTGATCGCCATGGCCCTGTCCCGCTCGCCCAAGATCGTGGTGGCCGACGAGCCCACCACAGCCCTGGACGTCACGGTGCAAAAGCAGGTCGTGGACCTGCTGAACGAACTGCGCGAGCAGCTCGGCTTCGCCATGGTCTTCGTCAGCCACGACCTTGCCCTTGTCGCCTCCCTGGCGCACAAGATCACCGTCATGTACGCCGGCCAGGTGGTGGAATCCGGCCAGGCTTCGGAGCTGCTGGCGCACCCCACCCACGAATACACCCGTGGCCTGCTGGGCGCCGTGCTCTCCATCGAATCCGACGCCGTCCGGCTCCACCAGATCCCGGGCACGGTTCCCTCGCCCCGCGAGTTCGCCGTCGGCGACCGGTTTGCCAGCCGTTCACAACGTCCCGACGCCGACCCGAACCAGAAGCTGGCCTTTGTGCCGATCGTCCGGGACGGCGAGACCCTTGAACACTTCTGGGCAAGCCACAAGAAGGAAGATGCACTGGCGGTTTCCGCCGGGGCAGATACGGAAGGTGCCTCATGAGCAAGCATGCAACAGCTGAAGCCGGGACGGGCGCAACGCCCGTCATCGAGCTGAAGGACCTCCACGTCCACCACCGCACCCGCTCCGGCGGGCTGTTCAAGCCCAGCTACGTGAAGGCCGTCAACGGCGTGAACTTCTCCATCAGCCGCGGTGAAACCGTGGGCATCGTGGGCGAGTCCGGCTGTGGCAAGTCCACGCTGGCCTCCGTGCTGGTCGGCCTGCAGACCCCCACCTCCGGAGAGGTGCTGTTCCACGGCAAGCCGGCCATCAAGCGCAACGCAGCGATGCGCAAGGAGTTTGGCCGCTCGGTTGCGGTCGTTTTCCAGGATCCGTCCACCGCGTTGAACCCGCGCATGACCATCCAGGACATCCTCGTTGACCCGCTGGCCGTCCACGGCATTGGCAACAACGCCTCGCGCCTGGCCAAGGTCTCCGAACTGTTGTCGCTGGTCGGTCTGCCGCAGTCGGCAGCCGAGGTCACGCCGTCGCAGGTTTCCGGCGGACAGCGCCAGCGTGTGGCCATTGCCCGCGCACTGGCACTGGACCCGGACATCATCGTGGCGGACGAGCCCACCTCGGCACTGGATGTTTCCGTCCGCGCACAGGTGCTCAACCTGCTCTCTGACCTGAAGAAGGAGCTGAACCTGGGCATGGTCTTCATCAGCCACGACATCCAGACGGTCCGCTACGTTTCAGACCGCATCGCCGTCATGTACTACGGGGAGATTGTGGAAGAAGGCTCGGCCGAGCAGATCTTCGACAACCCCTCGAACGACTACACGAAGAAGCTCCTCGGCGCCGCGCCGTCACTCCTTCACATCTAATGCCCGTGCCCTCCCGCCTTGGTGCTCCGCACCGGGGGCGGGTCCGGGCACGTGGACCCAACGAGCGGCGGGTATCAACATCTCCCGTTCGTCGAATGGGCCCGAAACACCCATAAATTTCCACCCATCAACACAATTTTGGAGCAATTAACGTGACTACCGTCGCATCCCGTTTCCAGGGCGTCATCCCGCCCGTCTGCACCCCCCGCACCGCCGAGGGCGCCATTGATGTCCCCTCGCTGGAAAACCTCACCCGCCACCTGCTCGAAGGCGGCGTCACCGGCCTGTTCGTCAACGGCTCCTCCGGCGAAGTCACCCACATGACCAACGCAGAGCGCGACACCGTGCTGACCACCATTGCCGGCGTCAACGCCGGACAGGTCCCCCTGCTGGTTGGTGCCGTTGAGCAGACCACCAACCGCGTCGTTGAAGAAGCACAGCGCATGGTGTCCCTCGGTGCCGACGGCATCGTGGCCACCAGCCAGTACTACGCCATCAGCAACGCCGAGGAGACCGGCCGCCACATCCGCACCGTTGCAGCCTCGGTTGACGTGCCGCTGTTCGTCTACGACGTGCCGGTCCGCACCCACTTCAAGATGCCCACCGACCTGCTGCTCGACCTCGGCCGCGAAGGCGTCATCGCCGGAGTCAAGGACTCCTCGGGCGACGACGTCTCCTTCCGCCAGCTGCTCATCGGCGCCAAGGACATCCCCAACTTCGACATCTTCACCGGCCACGAAGTGGTTGTTGACGGTGCACTGCTGGGCGGCGCACAGGGTGTCGTCCCGGGCCTGGGCAACGTTGACCCCAAGGGCTACCGCCGCCTGTACGACGCCGCCGTTGCCGGCGACTGGGCCGGCGCCGCTGCCGAGCAGGACCGCCTGGCAGACGTCTTCAACATCGTCTACACGCCCAAGGCCGGCCGGGTTTCCGGCAACGCCGCGGGCCTGGGCGCATTCAAGACCGCGCTGGTGCTCATGGGCATCATCAAGACCAACGTCATGAGCGCCCCGATGCTGGCACTGGACGAGGACGAGACCGCAGCCATCAAGGTCGTCCTTGAGCGCACGGGCTTGATCTAGTCCCCACGCCCTCCCCAACCGAATCCGCTGGCGCGAATTCGGTTGGGGCCCTCGGGCGCGTGGGCCCAAATCGTGGCCCACGAACGATGCTGGGGCGCACGTGTTTTTGTTTGATTTGAATTTGAAGGATTCCTCATGCGGTATGTAGTTGGCGTTGACCTCGGCGGAACCAAGACGGCGGCCGGTGTCGTGGCCGAGGACGGCTCGGTCCTGCTGACGGACCAGATCCCCACCCTGAACCGCGACGGCGGCGAGGCCATCCTGGACGCCACCGCAGCGATGGTGCGCTCCCTGATGGAACGCGCCGCCGCGCAGGGCGCCACGGTCGATGCCATCGGCGTGGGCTCCGCCGGCGTCATCAACGCCGCCGAAGGCACCGTCATCTCCGCCACCGACGCCATCCTCGGGTGGACCGGCACCGCCATCACCGCGGGACTCTCGGCAAGGCTGGGACTGCCGTCCGCCGTCGTCAATGATGTGCATGCGCACGCACTCGGCGAGGCCTGGAAGGGTGCCGGCCACGGCGCCGAAACAGCACTCATGGTGGCGTTCGGCACCGGCGTCGGCGGCAGTTTTGTGGTGGACGGCAAGCCGTTGCTGGGCCACCGCTTTGTGGGCGGGCATGTGGGGCACTTTGCCTCGCCCCTTGCCGTGCACGACGGCGTTCCCCTCGCCTGCTCCTGTGGGCACGCGGGCCATGTGGAGGCCGTCGCCTCGGGCCCGGCCATCCACGCCGCCTATGTCCGCAACGGCGGAAACCCCGCACTGGCAGACACGCGGGCCGTATTTGACGCAGCCCGTGCAGGTGATTCACTGGCTTTGTCCGTGATTGCCACGGCCTCGGCCGCCGCCGGACAGGCTGTGGGCGGGCTCATCAACATCCTGGACCCGGCCGTGGTGGTCGTCTCCGGCGGGCTGGCAGACGCCGGTGAGCTATGGTGGTCCGGCATGGATACCGCCATGCGTGCCGAGCTTCTGGCACCGCTGGCCGATGTCCCCGTGGTGCGCGCCAGCCTGGGCAACACCGCAGCCATGGTGGGCGCCGCCTCCCTCGTTCTTCACCGCTAATCCCGTTTTATCTAGGAGTCACTGTGACGCTGAAAATGACCAACTTCGATGCACTCAAGGGACAGCTCGTGGTCTCGGCGCAGGCCTACCCGGGCGAGCCCATGCGGGATCCCCGCACCATGGCCCAGATCGCGGCAGCAGCCGTGACCGGGGGCGCCGCTGCGATCCGCGTCCAGGGCATAGCCGACATCCAGTTTGCCCGCGCCGCTGTTGAGGTTCCCGTCATTGGTCTCTGGAAGGACGGGCACGACGGCGTCTTCATCACCCCCACGCTGCGCCATGCCCTGTCCTGTGCGAGCGCCGGTGCCGACATCGTCGCGATCGACGGCACCCGCCGCCCCCGTCCGGACGGCCTGACCCTGGCTGAGACCATCGAGGGCATCCACGCCAACTCCAATTCCCTGGTCATGGCCGACTGCGGCTCCTTGGACGACGCCGTTGCCGCCGCCGAGGCCGGTGCGGACCTGATCGGGACCACCCTGGCCGGCTATTCGGGCGAGCGCCCCAAGACCGACGGCCCCGACCTGGAGCTCATCGCCGAGATCGCCGCCGCCAACCTGGGCAAGCCGCTCATCGCCGAGGGCCGGATCCACTCCCCTGCGCAGGCGCGCGCCGCCATGGACGCCGGCGCCTTCGCCGTGGTGGTTGGCACCGCCATCACGCACCCGAGCACCATCACGGGCTGGTTCAAGGCCGCCCTGGACGCCTGACGACTGACGACTGACAGCCTGCCCTGAAAGGCGGTTTCCTCGCTTGACACGCGAGGGAACCGCCTTTTCCGTGCCCGGTGCGGCCCGCCGTTTCCGGGCCGTGGCAGGCGCAGAACTCCGCGATTCCCCGTCTGCAGGCCGCAGCCGCAGCGGTCCACGTGGCGCGGCTGCCGGATCAGCTCCGATATTCATCTCGCCCACAGTTTGCGCGCCGTCCTTGGGATGGAACAGTCGGTGTGGAAAGCTGGCAGGTGATTGACCCTACGATTTCTTGTACTGACTGGTCAGTTTCTGATATTTTGGGTCGGCTCCCCTCCGGACGAAGGAATGCCCATGCTCAGCACCAACCAACTGCACATCATCGGGCGCAGGCACACCCTGCTGCCGGCCACGACAGTGGAAGCCCACAAGGGCGAGGTGCTGCTCATCCAGGCCGACGGGCAGGAACGCCGCACCGCACTGTCACTGGCGCTGACGGGCCGCATGAAGCCCAGCTCCGGAACCGTGGCGCTGGGCCGCGACGCCTCAATGGCGGCGCTGCGCCGGCGGAGCACCATTGTGGACGCCCCGGACGTCAACGCCCCGGAACACCATTTGACTGTCCACTCCCTGGCCTCCGAGGACCTGGCACTGGTCCCGTACAAATTCCGGGACCGCACCCGGCCCACGGAATGGCTGGTCACGCGCGGCTTCCGGGACCTCCTGGGCAAGTGGGTTGAGGAACTTGAACCTGCCAGGCTGCTTCACCTGCAGCTCGAACTCGCCCTGGCCGACCACGGCGTGGAGCTGGTGGTGGTGGATTCCCCGGACAGGCACAGCGCGGACGCCGGAACCTGGCTGCCGCTCCTGGAACTGGCCGCCGCCGGCCGGATGGGGCTTGGCCCCGAGGCGACTGCCCAAACCCCGCCGCGCCCACTGCTGGTTGTCGGCGTGGTGGGCCGGCTGCCCGACGGCTGGGAAGGGCCGTCCGCCGTGGCCGGCAATGCCGACCATCCGGTCGCACATCCCTCCGCGCAGTCGGCCGCACAGTCGGATGGCACCCAGAACCCCGCCCCGGCGGATGAACTGGTCGAGGCGTCCGATGCAGAGGAAGCCGCCATTGCCAATGTCCCGGCTGGGGTGAATGGCCCGGCCGAAGGGGACAAGCCGGCAGCGGTGGCCGACGCAGCAGAGGCGAAAGACCCGGCTTCGGCGGACGGCACTGCTCCCGACACTGGTGCCGCGGGGGCCGTGGCCGGGGAGGCGGGAGACCCACCCGCCGCACCCGCGGACGCTGGAGGGGAACCCGCCCCACCCGCCGCACCCGCCGCACCCGCCGCACCCGCAGAAAGCACAGCGGAAGCCGGGATGGCGGCGCAACCCGGCCCGGCCGACGTCGAACTTTCCGATGCAGAACACCAAGGTATCCAAAAGGACAAGCAATGACAGTCTTCAGGCTCGCACTGTCCGAGCTCAAGCGCATGACAGGTGGCATCCTGCCGAAACTGACCATCGTGGCCATGGTCATGGTGCCGCTGCTCTACGGGGCCGTGTACCTCTACGCCAACTGGGATCCGTACGGAAACCTTGACCAGCTCAAGGCTGCCGTCGTGGTTGAGGATGAGGGCGCCGTCACGAAGGACGGCAAGGAACTGCACGTGGGGCGCGATGTCGCCGAGAACCTGGTGGAGGGGCACAAGTTCGACTGGCAGCTGGCCGACACGCCGGATGAGGCGAACAACGGGGTCAAGAACGGCAATTTCGCCTTTGCCCTCATCATCCCCAAGGACTTCTCCGCCAATCTCGCATCGCCGGAGAACTTTGATTCCGCCACGCAGGCCATGATGAGCGTGACCACCAATGACGCCAACAACTACCTGCTGACCTCGATCGTCGACAAGGTGACCACACAGGTCCACGCGTCGGTCGCCCAACAGGTGGGCGAGCAAACAGCCAACTCGCTGCTGACAGGCTACGGGACCATCCACGCCCAGCTGGTCAAGGCTGCCGACGGG from Arthrobacter stackebrandtii encodes the following:
- a CDS encoding ABC transporter permease; translation: MANFLRLLGRRLAALPLMILGVTLLVFVVLQFAPGDRAVAALGEGASQQALEQYREANGLNDPLFIQYFNYLGKLLTGDFGTTLPPAKPITEVIASAFPVTLQLTFLGVLIAVVISLIFGVLAALYRDTWVDQVIRIFSVAAIATPSFWLGILLIQWFALGDNSWFPSGGLADPDEGFVGWLQSMTLPAIALAIPVSASLIRVVRTSMVEELDRDYVRTAIGNGVPYTTVVSKNVLRNALVTPVTVLGLRIGYLLGGAVVIEMIFSLPGMGQQILNGITNVDTNLVQGVVLVIAVTFVIVNILVDLLYLLINPRIRTV
- a CDS encoding dipeptide/oligopeptide/nickel ABC transporter permease/ATP-binding protein → MRSKLAERLSAPGLRFKALTLGSKLSLLFLVFITLVAIFAPLIAPHDPLQTGTPAQPPSSENWFGTDRIGRDILSRLMYGAQASLMIGIGAVALAIVLGATLGALAATSSKGVNEVIMRIMDILMAFPGIALAAVLLTSFGNSVPTIIISIAIIYTPQLARVVRANVLSQYGEDYVRAERVIGAGRAYIMVKHIVRNTAAPVLVFATVMVADAIILEASLSFLGAGIQDPDPSWGNVISYGRNLVLSGGWWATTFAGLVILMTVLSLNILAEGLTDAMVNPRIKRAAPVKDDDGSAAAALELAKADAAARAAIEDPFAALNEELLQLRAVELSRGDRLPQVPETARVILEVKNLSIRFPGRYGDTAIVDNVSFSVREGETMGLVGESGCGKSITSLAVMGLLPKTAEITGSITFDGKELLDPATKHASTKAYEGLRGEQIAMVYQDALSSLNPSMLIKDQMLQLTRRNGRKTPAELLELVKLDPERTLKSYPHELSGGQRQRVLIAMALSRSPKIVVADEPTTALDVTVQKQVVDLLNELREQLGFAMVFVSHDLALVASLAHKITVMYAGQVVESGQASELLAHPTHEYTRGLLGAVLSIESDAVRLHQIPGTVPSPREFAVGDRFASRSQRPDADPNQKLAFVPIVRDGETLEHFWASHKKEDALAVSAGADTEGAS
- a CDS encoding ATP-binding cassette domain-containing protein, which produces MSKHATAEAGTGATPVIELKDLHVHHRTRSGGLFKPSYVKAVNGVNFSISRGETVGIVGESGCGKSTLASVLVGLQTPTSGEVLFHGKPAIKRNAAMRKEFGRSVAVVFQDPSTALNPRMTIQDILVDPLAVHGIGNNASRLAKVSELLSLVGLPQSAAEVTPSQVSGGQRQRVAIARALALDPDIIVADEPTSALDVSVRAQVLNLLSDLKKELNLGMVFISHDIQTVRYVSDRIAVMYYGEIVEEGSAEQIFDNPSNDYTKKLLGAAPSLLHI
- a CDS encoding dihydrodipicolinate synthase family protein — encoded protein: MTTVASRFQGVIPPVCTPRTAEGAIDVPSLENLTRHLLEGGVTGLFVNGSSGEVTHMTNAERDTVLTTIAGVNAGQVPLLVGAVEQTTNRVVEEAQRMVSLGADGIVATSQYYAISNAEETGRHIRTVAASVDVPLFVYDVPVRTHFKMPTDLLLDLGREGVIAGVKDSSGDDVSFRQLLIGAKDIPNFDIFTGHEVVVDGALLGGAQGVVPGLGNVDPKGYRRLYDAAVAGDWAGAAAEQDRLADVFNIVYTPKAGRVSGNAAGLGAFKTALVLMGIIKTNVMSAPMLALDEDETAAIKVVLERTGLI
- a CDS encoding ROK family protein; amino-acid sequence: MRYVVGVDLGGTKTAAGVVAEDGSVLLTDQIPTLNRDGGEAILDATAAMVRSLMERAAAQGATVDAIGVGSAGVINAAEGTVISATDAILGWTGTAITAGLSARLGLPSAVVNDVHAHALGEAWKGAGHGAETALMVAFGTGVGGSFVVDGKPLLGHRFVGGHVGHFASPLAVHDGVPLACSCGHAGHVEAVASGPAIHAAYVRNGGNPALADTRAVFDAARAGDSLALSVIATASAAAGQAVGGLINILDPAVVVVSGGLADAGELWWSGMDTAMRAELLAPLADVPVVRASLGNTAAMVGAASLVLHR
- a CDS encoding N-acetylmannosamine-6-phosphate 2-epimerase → MTNFDALKGQLVVSAQAYPGEPMRDPRTMAQIAAAAVTGGAAAIRVQGIADIQFARAAVEVPVIGLWKDGHDGVFITPTLRHALSCASAGADIVAIDGTRRPRPDGLTLAETIEGIHANSNSLVMADCGSLDDAVAAAEAGADLIGTTLAGYSGERPKTDGPDLELIAEIAAANLGKPLIAEGRIHSPAQARAAMDAGAFAVVVGTAITHPSTITGWFKAALDA
- a CDS encoding ABC transporter ATP-binding protein; the protein is MLSTNQLHIIGRRHTLLPATTVEAHKGEVLLIQADGQERRTALSLALTGRMKPSSGTVALGRDASMAALRRRSTIVDAPDVNAPEHHLTVHSLASEDLALVPYKFRDRTRPTEWLVTRGFRDLLGKWVEELEPARLLHLQLELALADHGVELVVVDSPDRHSADAGTWLPLLELAAAGRMGLGPEATAQTPPRPLLVVGVVGRLPDGWEGPSAVAGNADHPVAHPSAQSAAQSDGTQNPAPADELVEASDAEEAAIANVPAGVNGPAEGDKPAAVADAAEAKDPASADGTAPDTGAAGAVAGEAGDPPAAPADAGGEPAPPAAPAAPAAPAESTAEAGMAAQPGPADVELSDAEHQGIQKDKQ